TCGCGCTGCCGGCCGTCGCCGCGGCGCAGGCCAAGGACATCGCCGTCACCTACCTGGAAGGCCAGGCCGTCACCGCGATCGACCCCGCCAAGCACACCGACGAGAGCGCGCACCACGCGGTGATCAACATGTACGACCCCCTCCTCTATCCCAAGATCGCCGAGGGATCCATGGAGCCCGGCCCGCACGTCGCCGAGTCGTGGAGGGTCACGGACGGCGGCAAGACCTACACCTTCCAGATCCGGAAGGGGATCAAGTTCCACGACGGGACGGAGCTCAAGGCCGACGACGTCGTCTTCTCGCTCCACCGGATGCTGGCGCTCAAGAAAGGCTTCGCCTGGCTCTGGAACGGGGTGCTGACGCCCGAGCAGGTGCGCGCCAGCGGGCCCAGCACCGTCGTCTTCACGCTGAGCCAGCCCTACGCGCCGTTCCTGGGGACGCTGACCCAGCTCTTCATCGTCAACAAGGCCCGGGTCCTCGCCAACAAGAAGGCCGGACCGCACGGCGAGTTCGGCGACTACGGCGAGGCGTTCCTGGGCGAGAGCGTCGCCGGGTCCGGCCCCTACACCCTGGAGTCGTGGGACCACGCGACGACCCTGGCCATGAAGGCGTTCCCCGGCTACTGGCGGGGCTGGAAGCCGAACCAGATCACCCGCGTCACCTACCGCACGGTCACCGAGGAAGCCACCATGCGGACGCTGCTCCAGAGCGGCCAGGTGGACATGATCGATCAGTGGCGGACGCCCACCACGTTCGAGCAGCTCAAGAAGTCGCCGGGCATCGTGGTAGACGAGCAGCCCAGCGCCCAGCTCTACCACATCGAGCTGAACACCCAGCGGGCGCCGCTCACCGACATCCGGCTGCGCCGGGCGATGGCGCTGGCCTTCGACTACAAGACGGCCGCCGAGCAGATCTTCAAGGGCGCCCCGGTGGCCCGGGGGCCGGTGCCGATCCGCGTCTACGGCCACAGCGAGACCGTCCAGGCCTACGCCCAGGACGTCGAGCAGGCCAAGCGCGAGCTGGCGGCGGCCGGGATCAAGCCCGGGCAGCTCGCCTTCGACTACTGGTTCCCGACCGGCAACGAGCCGGGTCGTCAGGTCGGCCTCCTCTTCCAGTCGAACCTGGCGGCGATCGGGATCAAGCTGAACCTCAAGGAGACGCCCTGGGCCCAGATCGTGCAGGCCTCGGCGTCGGCCGAGACCAACCCGGACGTGGCGTCGATCTTCGACACCCTCAAGTACCCGCACCCCGACAGTCACACCTACGGCATGTACCACCCGAGCGCCTGGGGGAGCTTCCGCACCATCAGCCGGTACAAGAACGACGAGGTGACCCGGATCCTGGAGCAGGCGCGGGCGACCGTGGAGCGGGAGCCCCAGCTCGCGCTCTACAAGCGCGCCCAGGACCTGGTCGTCAAGGACTACCCGAGCATCTTCGCCGCCAACCCGATCCACCGGATCGCCTTCCGGGACCACGTGAAGGGTTACCGCTACGTCGGACTGCTCGGCTACGACGTCGCCTTCTACGACTTCACCATCGAGAAGAAGTAGCGGGTCTGGCATGCCGCCGGAGGGGGCCCGGCCCCCTCCGGGGCCCCGATGCACTACCGCGACTTCCTGGTCCGCCGGCTGGCCCAGATCGTCCCGACGATCCTCGGCCTGCTCGTCCTCATCTTCCTGATCTCCCGGGTCATGCCGGGAGACCCCGTGCGCCTGGCGCTGGGCCCCGAGGCCACCCACGACCAGATCGAGGCCTACCGGCACAAGCTCGGCCTCGACCAGCCGCTCCCGGTCCAGTTCGCGGGCTACCTCGGGGGCCTGGCGCGGGGCGACTTCGGGGAATCGATCCGGACCTACCGGGACGTCCGCCTCGACCTCCGGGACTTCCTGCCCGCCACCGTCGAGCTGGTCCTGGCCGCCCTGGTCGTCGCCGTCGCGCTCGGCGTCCCCCTCGGGGTCCTGTCGGCCGTGTACCGGGACACCTGGGTC
This portion of the Candidatus Methylomirabilota bacterium genome encodes:
- a CDS encoding ABC transporter substrate-binding protein translates to MQRLVSPVIALLILAGVVALPAVAAAQAKDIAVTYLEGQAVTAIDPAKHTDESAHHAVINMYDPLLYPKIAEGSMEPGPHVAESWRVTDGGKTYTFQIRKGIKFHDGTELKADDVVFSLHRMLALKKGFAWLWNGVLTPEQVRASGPSTVVFTLSQPYAPFLGTLTQLFIVNKARVLANKKAGPHGEFGDYGEAFLGESVAGSGPYTLESWDHATTLAMKAFPGYWRGWKPNQITRVTYRTVTEEATMRTLLQSGQVDMIDQWRTPTTFEQLKKSPGIVVDEQPSAQLYHIELNTQRAPLTDIRLRRAMALAFDYKTAAEQIFKGAPVARGPVPIRVYGHSETVQAYAQDVEQAKRELAAAGIKPGQLAFDYWFPTGNEPGRQVGLLFQSNLAAIGIKLNLKETPWAQIVQASASAETNPDVASIFDTLKYPHPDSHTYGMYHPSAWGSFRTISRYKNDEVTRILEQARATVEREPQLALYKRAQDLVVKDYPSIFAANPIHRIAFRDHVKGYRYVGLLGYDVAFYDFTIEKK